The following are encoded together in the Bubalus bubalis isolate 160015118507 breed Murrah chromosome 14, NDDB_SH_1, whole genome shotgun sequence genome:
- the LOC123329149 gene encoding elafin — MDRPTLGTRPSWSCIKLGLASALSYMPPDNMKTTSFLVQVVVLLVLGTLVAQAAVVTGSPKGQGNVFNGKGPVNGQSPVKGQDPVKGQDPVKGQDPVKGQDVVVAEDRARLPFKRGSCPRVWIHCKVWNPTNQCLRDFHCPGAKKCCEGFCGKTCMNPW; from the exons ATGGACAG ACCCACCCTTGGCACCAGGCCAAGCTGGAGCTGCATAAAACTAGGCTTGGCTTCAGCTCTCAGCTATATGCCTCCTGACAACATGAAGACTACAAGCTTCTTGGTCCAGGTGGTGGTCCTTCTCGTCCTTGGGACTCTGGTGGCACAGGCAGCTGTCGTAACAG GTAGTCCGAAAGGTCAAGGAAATGTATTCAACGGAAAGGGTCCAGTCAATGGTCAATCTCCTGTCAAAGGACAAGATCCAGTGAAAGGTCAAGATCCAGTTAAAGGTCAAGACCCAGTCAAAGGACAAGATGTAGTCGTAGCAGAAGACCGAGCCAGACTTCCATTCAAGCGTGGCTCCTGCCCCAGGGTTTGGATCCACTGCAAAGTGTGGAATCCCACCAACCAGTGTCTGAGAGATTTTCATTGCCCAGGGGCCAAAAAGTGCTGTGAAGGCTTTTGTGGGAAGACCTGTATGAATCCCTGGTGA